In Oreochromis niloticus isolate F11D_XX linkage group LG18, O_niloticus_UMD_NMBU, whole genome shotgun sequence, one genomic interval encodes:
- the LOC100692229 gene encoding uncharacterized protein LOC100692229 isoform X2 codes for MQVEYQHMSSIPETPLDETFYINDVVPSVQQSQKGISVFLSSLYAVGRDHSEIIRNKLIAYIRKLTGCNPLAQSLHQLLCRNERMTRNQKIAVVEGLYMLFRELLPQQATQRGKKVIEDQDVFENSLYCWAHLLSKIEKQASNHEVYAPISLVSKDGDHFCEPVRVPGVPDVFERAYVLQKIKDGEKIPNCTEEPLQEFSLQRATDIEKILLSIPRFVRTYPLWIHHDKTSGQNFQVNIQWTFGSMVERLKSFPRLNVTPPLHLKNLGHYQSCLVLLSEDNLGIYLHKDKRTADMIEVRDCLDGKVKTMDLNLLAANTGDHRDDQSFVTTRTPNEAILVLIDTSSSMEEECYENAEIKKINAVKELFDNFATRSMAYDFYHVIGLVKFDSMVKMLHTFTENLEKFKVHTRNLEASGCTLLYDALRRGASELEKVKASFPDCRLRILCLTDGSDSGSFMDPVAVTAKLLKANVTVDSILLGNVENNMLHGISNATGGCCFKPQTVKDGLKLFEIETVLSLEQRKPKTKLDPSSITEGILKSMFTTRGYDEYPETSLPSQINSKVTVTESALKKKIREAKDGRFMEKDKRIVEELKCLHCDPHPFFRVYPSESDLTFWRILMQGPPDTPYEKGVFELYCQFGPEYPVKPPLIRFVTRVYHCNVNSVGRICHNIFDRSYNAHITMRDIFDAVYGLLIIPEPDDPLDSILAEEFLTSRETYEREARKHTEEHAGKSMDSMEEKLVDPVPEFIPQHLICPLTKKMFVDPVKTVYGTVYERKAIEEHLKQHRYDPMAGPGNELEASDMMADRDMKKMVMDHRARQIQ; via the exons ATGCAAGTGGAATACCAGCACATGTCCTCCATCCCAG AGACTCCCCTTGATGAAACTTTCTACATCAATGATGTCGTGCCTTCAGTGCAGCAAAGCCAGAAAGGAATCAGTGTGTTCCTGTCTTCTCTTTATGCTGTTGGG AGAGACCATTCTGAAATAATCCGGAACAAACTGATAGCTTACATACGAAAATTGACGGGATGTAACCCCCTCGCCCAAAGTTTGCATCAGTTACTCTGCAGGAATGAAAGGATGACCAGGAACCAGAAG ATTGCAGTTGTTGAGGGCTTATACATGCTCTTCAGGGAGTTATTGCCCCAGCAAGCAACACAGCGAGGGAAAAAAGTCATAGAGGACCAGGATGTCTTTGAGAATTCATTGTACTGCTGGGCACATCTCCTTTCAAAAATTGAG AAACAAGCATCAAACCATGAAGTCTATGCTCCCATCTCGCTCGTGTCCAAAGATGGTGACCATTTCTGCGAACCTGTCAGAGTACCCGGAGTACCAGATGTCTTTGAAAGGGCGTACGTCCTTCAGAAAATCAAAG ATGGAGAGAAAATTCCAAATTGCACCGAAGAGCCTTTGCAAGAATTCTCACTACAGAGAGCCACTGACATTGAGAAAATCCTGCTCAGCATTCCTCGATTTGTCCGAACGTATCCTCTGTGGATTCACCATGACAAGACATCTGGTCAGAA CTTTCAGGTGAATATTCAGTGGACTTTTGGCAGCATGGTGGAACGTTTGAAGTCTTTCCCTCGCCTTAATGTGACCCCGCCTCTACATCTGAAGAATCTGGGACATTATCAGAGTTGCCTTGTTCTACTCAGTGAAG ATAATCTGGGCATTTATTTGCATAAAGACAAAAGAACAGCTGATATGATCGAAGTGCGCGATTGTCTGGATGGAAAAGTAAAAACGATGGATTTAAACTTGCTAGCAGCCAA CACTGGCGACCACAGAGACGACCAGTCATTTGTTACAACCAGAACTCCAAATGAGGCAATACTG GTACTGATCGATACAAGCTCCTCGATGGAAGAGGAGTGCTACGAAAAtgcagaaataaagaaaatcaacgCTGTCAAAGAGCTCTTTGACAACTTTGCCACGAGGAGCATGGCGTATGATTTCTATCACGTCATTGGTCTTGTAAAGTTTGACTCCATGGTGAAAATGCtccacacattcacagaaaatCTGGAGAAGTTCAAG gtcCACACACGTAACCTTGAGGCGAGCGGATGTACTCTGCTGTATGACGCGCTACGACGTGGAGCTTCAGAGCTGGAAAAGGTCAAGGCGAGCTTCCCAGATTGTAGACTCCGCATCCTGTGCCTCACTGATGGCAGTGATTCTGG GTCCTTTATGGACCCAGTTGCTGTGACAGCCAAGTTGCTGAAAGCAAACGTCACTGTGGATTCAATCCTTCTTGGAAATGTGGAAAACAACATGCTCCATGGAATCAGCAATGCAACAG GTGGCTGCTGTTTCAAACCACAGACAGTCAAAGACGGTCTGAAACTCTTTGAGATCGAAACAGTTCTGTCTCTGGAGCAGAGGAAGCCCAAGACAAAACTTGACCCTTCTTCCATCACTGAG GGAATACTTAAAAGCATGTTTACTACTCGGGGCTATGATGAATATCCAGAGACATCCTTGCCAAGCCAGATAAACAGCAAAGTGACGGTGACAGAAAG TGCTCTGAAAAAGAAGATTCGGGAGGCAAAGGATGGTCGTTTCATGGAGAAGGACAAACGTATCGTGGAGGAGCTCAAGTGCCTGCATTGTGACCCTCATCCTTTCTTTAGAGTCTATCCATCAGAGTCAGACTTAA CATTCTGGAGGATTCTCATGCAAGGACCTCCTGACACACCATATGAGAAAGGAGTGTTTGAGCTGTACTGCCAGTTTGGTCCTGAGTACCCAGTGAAGCCTCCCCTCATTCGCTTTGTCACACGT GTGTACCACTGCAATGTCAACAGTGTCGGCCGCATCTGCCACAACATATTTGATCGCAGCTACAATGCCCACATCACCATGAGGGACATATTTGATGCTGTGTATGGACTCCTCATCATCCCTGAGCCTGATGACCCACTGGACAG CATTTTAGCCGAGGAATTCCTGACGAGCCGCGAGACGTACGAACGAGAAGCCAGAAAGCACACGGAGGAACATGCTGGAAAGTCAATGGATAGCATGGAGGAG AAACTGGTTGATCCTGTGCCAGAGTTTATACCCCAACATCTGATTTGTCCTCTAACCAAGAAGATGTTTGTTGATCCTGTGAAAACTGTATATGGCACCGTGTATGAAAGGAAAGCCATTGAGGAACACCTCAAACA ACACCGGTATGATCCGATGGCTGGCCCAGGAAACGAGCTTGAAGCGAGTGACATGATGGCGGACAGGGACATGAAGAAAATGGTGATGGATCATCGAGCTCGCCAAATTCAGTGA
- the them6 gene encoding protein THEM6 isoform X1 yields the protein MEEVPPEREMWWVLWVLAILLALFCMVDVWYFLRAAAVILRAWFQPPVWDVTAEQVLTGRVTPHDIDMCHMNNARYLRECDFARFSLYMRNGVFKAVRALRASMVVGATTIRYRRALCIGEGYELRSRIVTWDDKAFFLEQRFVSTKDGLVCAVMYCKQSVIRSSPDKILQHLCKRKVECPEFPEDLQHWVNFISASSQALRAESGLEEKNK from the exons ATGGAAGAAGTGCCTCCAGAAAG AGAGATGTGGTGGGTGCTGTGGGTGCTCGCCATCTTGCTGGCTCTCTTCTGCATGGTGGATGTGTGGTACTTCCTGCGGGCCGCAGCGGTCATCCTGCGGGCCTGGTTTCAGCCTCCAGTCTGGGACGTCACAGCAGAGCAGGTCCTAACAGGCCGGGTCACTCCCCATGACATCGACATGTGCCACATGAACAATGCTCGGTACCTCCGGGAATGTGACTTTGCTCGCTTCTCTCTTTACATGCGTAACGGCGTGTTTAAGGCTGTGCGGGCCCTCAGAGCTTCAATGGTGGTGGGGGCCACAACCATTCGTTATCGCAGGGCTCTGTGTATCGGAGAGGGTTATGAGCTGCGCAGTCGCATTGTCACTTGGGATGACAAAGCCTTTTTCCTTGAGCAGAGATTCGTGTCAACAAAAGATGGCTTGGTGTGTGCCGTGATGTACTGCAAGCAGAGTGTCATACGCAGCAGCCCGGACAAGATTCTGCAGCACCTGTGCAAAAGAAAG GTGGAGTGCCCTGAGTTTCCAGAGGATCTTCAGCACTGGGTCAACTTCATCTCTGCCAGCAGCCAGGCCCTCAGGGCTGAGAGTGGCCTGGAGGAGAAGAACAAATAG
- the them6 gene encoding protein THEM6 isoform X2, translated as MWWVLWVLAILLALFCMVDVWYFLRAAAVILRAWFQPPVWDVTAEQVLTGRVTPHDIDMCHMNNARYLRECDFARFSLYMRNGVFKAVRALRASMVVGATTIRYRRALCIGEGYELRSRIVTWDDKAFFLEQRFVSTKDGLVCAVMYCKQSVIRSSPDKILQHLCKRKVECPEFPEDLQHWVNFISASSQALRAESGLEEKNK; from the exons ATGTGGTGGGTGCTGTGGGTGCTCGCCATCTTGCTGGCTCTCTTCTGCATGGTGGATGTGTGGTACTTCCTGCGGGCCGCAGCGGTCATCCTGCGGGCCTGGTTTCAGCCTCCAGTCTGGGACGTCACAGCAGAGCAGGTCCTAACAGGCCGGGTCACTCCCCATGACATCGACATGTGCCACATGAACAATGCTCGGTACCTCCGGGAATGTGACTTTGCTCGCTTCTCTCTTTACATGCGTAACGGCGTGTTTAAGGCTGTGCGGGCCCTCAGAGCTTCAATGGTGGTGGGGGCCACAACCATTCGTTATCGCAGGGCTCTGTGTATCGGAGAGGGTTATGAGCTGCGCAGTCGCATTGTCACTTGGGATGACAAAGCCTTTTTCCTTGAGCAGAGATTCGTGTCAACAAAAGATGGCTTGGTGTGTGCCGTGATGTACTGCAAGCAGAGTGTCATACGCAGCAGCCCGGACAAGATTCTGCAGCACCTGTGCAAAAGAAAG GTGGAGTGCCCTGAGTTTCCAGAGGATCTTCAGCACTGGGTCAACTTCATCTCTGCCAGCAGCCAGGCCCTCAGGGCTGAGAGTGGCCTGGAGGAGAAGAACAAATAG